From Candidatus Kapaibacterium sp., one genomic window encodes:
- a CDS encoding DUF494 family protein, whose translation MSQNDRLRRARQRRRERLLGAIIAWLAEMLDNPYVFRNHRRFAAYGINRMGRMGFSQAEAIQALSWLPHLQHHSLILRRPPTRKDSFRPLCTEETSLFSSDSFQHLMHIYSLQLLSVHQLEHLLSHIREEDLAPVDTETLRELLYELFPTYSPRGTPFYGALPNSERPQ comes from the coding sequence GTGTCCCAGAACGACCGCCTTCGAAGAGCTCGGCAGCGCCGTCGTGAGCGCCTCTTAGGGGCCATCATCGCCTGGCTAGCTGAAATGCTGGATAACCCCTACGTTTTCCGCAACCACCGTCGCTTCGCTGCTTACGGGATCAATCGGATGGGACGTATGGGCTTCTCACAGGCAGAGGCGATACAAGCACTCTCGTGGCTCCCGCACTTACAGCATCACTCCTTAATTCTGCGACGTCCACCGACCCGAAAAGACAGCTTCCGACCCCTGTGCACCGAGGAGACTAGCCTGTTCTCCAGCGACAGCTTCCAGCACCTCATGCACATCTACTCGCTCCAGCTCCTCTCTGTCCACCAGCTGGAGCACCTCCTGAGCCACATCCGAGAAGAAGACCTAGCGCCCGTGGACACGGAAACCCTTCGGGAGCTACTCTACGAACTCTTCCCCACTTACTCCCCTCGTGGCACGCCTTTCTACGGTGCCCTTCCCAACTCTGAGCGCCCCCAATAG
- the ybeY gene encoding rRNA maturation RNase YbeY: MALRVSTYLAGLRNSPIPRAHLREAARFVLQQEGVSTATVRIVLADDQTIQELNRQYLQHDYPTDVLTFVLAPAPLEAEIYIGVQQAQRQAEEYRVPLAEELIRLSIHGTLHALGYDDQTASQRQHMEAQQERYLRTFLNEVLPKSVPERPPSKSSAAPS, from the coding sequence ATGGCACTTCGAGTCTCCACATACCTCGCCGGACTCCGCAACTCTCCCATACCGAGAGCACACTTACGCGAGGCCGCCCGGTTCGTACTCCAGCAGGAAGGTGTCAGCACAGCTACTGTCCGTATCGTCTTAGCCGACGACCAGACCATCCAGGAGCTCAACCGACAGTACCTGCAGCACGACTACCCTACGGACGTGCTGACGTTCGTCTTGGCACCTGCGCCGCTGGAGGCCGAGATCTACATCGGCGTCCAGCAAGCGCAGCGACAGGCTGAAGAATACCGTGTTCCGCTCGCGGAAGAACTCATCCGTCTCAGTATCCACGGGACCCTACATGCCCTCGGGTACGACGACCAAACAGCATCCCAACGCCAGCACATGGAAGCGCAGCAAGAACGCTACCTCCGAACCTTCCTCAACGAAGTCCTCCCCAAGAGTGTCCCAGAACGACCGCCTTCGAAGAGCTCGGCAGCGCCGTCGTGA